One Micropterus dolomieu isolate WLL.071019.BEF.003 ecotype Adirondacks linkage group LG23, ASM2129224v1, whole genome shotgun sequence DNA window includes the following coding sequences:
- the specc1 gene encoding cytospin-B isoform X3 has protein sequence MMKAGATKVGLPKPGLQAKQPSSAPSSSATTSTAMKTSRSSNMLASDQRLSRLKRASSDDALTKPALGAASSGSRMKKTVTTGAISDLAEARPRSLSGAQAAKKSGIPAPREISTNITRDRISLRDQLRSSTTKRMVSSASTSSLSTLAKPMRSSTKSRGDAESQERGLLECQVKELLTEAKAKDLEISNLRMELQRCKGKASSASSSPSTNSVSHQEPAADQEQGQMAEALVLVGELREKNGKFQRELAVLREENQALKEKLLYLEASPLATNTSPPAKLLVNGLPSDSNSIAPQKDSLPSPASPFKTSVSSSSDIPKDSPSPDSSEFEKIPSRSESVSSGVSGEGIAAGAVTNAGRKDVSVQSLTEQIHKMEESHHSTAEELQATLQELADQQQVVQELTAENERLAEEKRLLQTSLQQQRERFEVLAQKNEALAGRLQEQAQAQAQKEEELGSQGPRLAELEQRYAELVESSRFEREKLVNIQQQLTGSLRALEEEHQEAQGQVHCLREEMDRLQTQLDRELEAGGQAAQAAEGQRATADCLRLENSRLKAQVDIERQKVGELKAMQSANDSSEVQNLLKTAHAERDRLEVELTELRQELLRAQAETEHVQATMEKVETKCQQIQERAERREQELSSRVTSLEEAGFQAENQVKELKETIFELEDQVEQQRAVNCHTNQAVLDMENLVRKLEEQKAEAERQLKVLTRQIKDEKEEWRRFQADLQTAVVVANDIKVEAQQELRTLRRQLQEEQDRSAKLSTDIEALQGVRSQGDEGSVSDPDNSRHWCGISMIPTTPTDASGDADSEPGATVKSLIKSFDTVGQNGPGHTVQMHSSQRSPLSGIPVRTTPAAAVSPMQRHPYIKPLSKTLEKRINHGEFSHQYDKFSGCGEDLKPTSLMRKSPSLESVIKPPASFSSHAASISYHRGNSKLSVERKDPLAALAREYGGSKRNALLKWCQKKTEGYPVH, from the exons ATGATGAAAGCGGGCGCCACCAAGGTGGGGCTGCCCAAGCCGGGACTCCAGGCCAAGCAGCCCTCCTCGGCCCCCTCTTCCTCCGCCACCACCTCCACAGCCATGAAGACCTCCAGATCTTCCAACATGCTTGCCTCAGACCAGCGCCTCAGCAGG TTGAAAAGAGCCAGCAGTGATGATGCCTTGACAAAGCCAGCACTGGGAGCTGCTTCCTCTGGCTCCCGGATGAAGAAGACTGTGACCACTGGAGCCATCTCAGATCTCGCTGAGGCCCGCCCTCGCAGCCTGTCTG GTGCACAGGCAGCCAAGAAGTCTGGTATCCCAGCTCCTAGAGAAATCTCAACTAACATAACAAGAGACCGCATCTCTCTGAGGGATCAGCTTAGGAGCTCTACCACAAAGAGGATGGTTTCTAGTGCCAGCACTTCTAGCCTCTCCACCCTGGCAAAGCCAATGCGCAGTTCAACCAAGTCCCGTGGAGATGCAGAGAGCCAGGAAAGGGGGCTTCTGGAGTGCCAGGTTAAAGAGCTGCTGACTGAGGCCAAGGCTAAAGACTTAGAGATCAGCAATCTCAGGATGGAGTTGCAGCGCTGCAAAGGTAAAGcctcctctgcttcctcttcaCCCTCAACCAACTCTGTCTCACACCAAGAGCCTGCTGCGGATCAAGAGCAGGGGCAGATGGCGGAGGCCCTTGTGCTGGTTGGGGAGCTGAGGGAGAAGAACGGGAAGTTTCAAAGAGAGCTGGCAGTGCTCAGGGAGGAGAACCAGGCTCTGAAGGAAAAGCTGCTTTACTTAGAGGCCTCTCCTCTGGCTACCAACACAAGCCCCCCCGCCAAGCTTTTGGTGAATGGTCTGCCCTCAGACTCCAACTCCATAGCTCCACAAAAGGACAGCCTCCCTTCTCCTGCCAGCCCTTTCAAAACCTCAGTCTCCTCCAGTTCTGACATCCCCAAGGACTCACCATCACCTGACTCCTCAGAGTTTGAGAAGATCCCATCCCGTTCAGAATCAGTGAGCAGCGGTGTCAGTGGGGAAGGCATTGCAGCGGGGGCAGTAACCAATGCAGGGAGGAAGGATGTGTCAGTGCAGAGCCTGACAGAACAGATTCACAAGATGGAGGAGAGCCACCACAGCACAGCTGAGGAGCTGCAGGCAACTCTGCAGGAGCTGGCTGACCAGCAGCAAGTGGTGCAGGAGCTGACAGCTGAGAACGAGCGTCTGGCTGAGGAGAAGCGCCTCCTGCAGACCTCACTTCAACAGCAGAGAGAGCGTTTCGAGGTGTTGGCCCAGAAGAATGAGGCGCTGGCTGGCCGACTTCAGGAGCAAGCTCAAGCTCAGGcccagaaggaggaggagctgggTAGCCAAGGGCCTAGGCTGGCCGAGCTGGAGCAAAGGTATGCCGAGCTGGTTGAGAGCTCACGCTTCGAACGGGAGAAGCTGGTGAACATCCAGCAGCAGCTGACAGGCAGCCTGCGGGCTCTGGAGGAGGAGCACCAGGAGGCTCAGGGCCAGGTGCACTGCCTCAGAGAGGAGATGGACAGGCTGCAGACCCAGCTGGACCgggagctggaagctggaggtCAGGCAGCTCAGGCCGCAGAGGGGCAGAGGGCGACAGCAGATTGTCTCAGACTGGAAAACAGTAGGCTGAAGGCACAGGTGGACATTGAGAGGCAAAAGGTGGGTGAGCTGAAGGCCATGCAGAGTGCCAATGACAGCAGTGAGGTGCAAAACTTGCTGAAAACAGCCCACGCTGAGAGAGACAGGCTTGAGGTGGAGCTGACAGAGCTGAGACAGGAGCTTCTACGGGCCCAGGCCGAGACAGAGCACGTGCAAGCCACAATGGAAAAG gtcGAGACCAAATGCCAGCAGATTCAGGAGCGGGCTGAGAGGAGGGAGCAGGAGCTCAGCAGCCGGGTGACTTCCCTGGAGGAGGCCGGGTTCCAGGCTGAGAACCAGGTGAAGGAGTTGAAGGAGACCATCTTCGAACTGGAGGACCAGGTGGAACAGCAGAGGGCCGTCAACTGCCACACCAACCAAGCCGTCCTGGACATGGAGA ATCTTGTCAGAAAGCTGGAGGAGCAGAAAGCTGAAGCAGAGCGACAATTGAAAGTCTTGACTAGGCAGATTAAG gATGAGAAAGAGGAGTGGAGACGGTTCCAGGCGGACCTCCAGACGGCAGTGGTGGTGGCCAATGACATCAAGGTGGAGGCTCAGCAGGAGCTGCGTACACTCAGGAGGcagctgcaggaggagcaggatcGTAGTGCAAAGCTTTCCACAGACATTGAGGCCCTGCAGGGAGTCAG GTCCCAGGGTGATGAGGGGAGCGTGTCTGACCCTGATAACAGCCGTCACTGGTGCGGCATCTCCATGATCCCGACCACACCCACCGACGCCAGCGGAGATGCCGACTCAGAACCCGGAGCTACTGTCAAATCCCTCATTAAGTCCTTTGATACTGTTGGACAGA ATGGTCCAGGCCACACAGTTCAAATGCATTCCTCCCAAAGAAGCCCACTGAGTGGGATCCCTGTACGCAccacacctgctgctgctgtctcccCAATGCAG AGACACCCATACATAAAGCCACTATCAAAGACGCTGGAAAAAAGAATCAACCATGGAGAATTCTCCCATCAATATG ATAAGTTCTCGGGCTGTGGGGAAGACCTGAAACCTACCAGCCTAATGAGGAAGAGCCCTTCTCTAGAGTCTGTGATCAAACCCCCCGCCTCCTTCAGCAGCCACGCAGCATCAATCAGCTACCACCGAGGCAACAGCAAGCTCAG